From Platichthys flesus chromosome 7, fPlaFle2.1, whole genome shotgun sequence:
GTAGTTGGTGTTGGTCATCTCGTGAGCGCCGCCAGGGCCCAGTTGGGCACGGAGGGCAGGCACGGGGGAGGGAGCCTCGCTGAGGTTCTTGTTGAGGATGAAGCGCTGCTCGTCCTGCTCTTCCAAGTTGGAGATGTCCTTCATCATGCCTTTACGGTAGGAGACAGACAGCTTGTTGGAGCCATCTGAGATCAGGTTGAAGTGGCGGACGATGAAGACGACGGGTAAAGGCAGCATGGCCGCAACAATGAGGGCGTAGGCCATGCCTAAAGCCCAGGGGGGGTAGCTATGGAAACGCTCCGCACCCTGGCAGcgtgaagagaaagagacaaagaagtataaaaaaaaaggaacgaaGAAAAGGTAGAGAACACAGTCATAGACAGGAGAAACCTGGACACTGACCTCGGCCTCCACCCAGGCGTTGTATCCTGCAGGACTCACAGCCATCTCAATGACAGTGGAGATGATGAGCAACACCAAGATTGCTGGAGAAACGTACCGCCACATGTAGTAATAGAAAGAGTACGGCCTGAAACCAAGCATGTCCTCCAGGTCCTGCATGAACCTGTGAAGGAATGAAAGAAGGAACAATAAATGACACATCAGATATATGTCTTTGACCCAACATCCTAAATGCCACTGTGCTGACTATAAGTAAACTGCCTCTAGGTAAGAAAAACATATTGATCTGTGGTGAACATTTCCTTTAAAATGAAGGAAAAAGTGATGAATATGAAGTTACCTCTTAGTGCCATAGATCCAGGCTACAGATATGTTCTCCAGGATCACAACCACAGTGAGAGGCAAACCAGCTGAGTAGTCGTCAAACATGGTGACAAAGTAGTTCCCTGAACGCTGCACGAACAGCAGGCCTAACAGGAAGGCTATGACACAGCAGGCCActgagggagaaaagaagaaaagaattAGAATCTGAGATCACGTAAAATCATTTTGATTTTAACAACCAGTATCCAGACTCACCACACAGGATCTCCTTGCGGATCTTGAAGGCATCCAGTATGGGCGTGGTGATGCCAGTCATGGTGCCGATCATGCTTCCTAACCCCAAGTTGATTAGCATGAAGAAGAACATGACGGACCAGAAGGGACTGGCGGGGAAATGAGTCATGGCTTCTGTGAAGGCAATGAATGCCAGGCCAGTGCCCTGAACAGCCTggatgatggagagaaggaggtgaggaggtttACGCTTATCAAGGATGGCTAATGTGCTGCTTGAAATTACACATCCTCTCACAAAGTTTCATGGTAACCCGTTCAGTTGTTTTAAGcgtaatcttgcttaaaaacaaacatacaaatggagagggaggaaaagctGAGAACATCTGGCTCACTGACCTTGTTGAGTTCGTCCTCCAGGAGGCAGGCCTCCAGGCCCAGCTGGTCGAAGCTGTCCTCCTTGACCGTCTTAATGACGCCGTACATCTCTTCGTAGTCCTGGGCAGACAGATGGGAGAAGTTGATGTGAGGTGGGATGAGCTCTTTGCTCAGCACATCGGTGCCTAGGAAGCCCAGGATCTTCTCTGCATTCCTGCACATGTGGAGAGGAGGTTCGGGTTAGGGACGGAAGGTTATAGTGAAAATCAGGAAAgccatgttgtgtgtgtagcagtgtgaCACACTCACTCGACGACACACTTCTCGTTCATTACGTTCGCCTTGAAGCCCAGCACAGCAAACACCACTAAAGTGGCCAGGATGGACGTTACAAAGTTGATGATGGAGACCAGCAAGGCATCGAAGTGGCAGTTGTTGTCTCGCTTGTTGTAGCTGGAGAAAGCGATGACTCCTCCGAAGCCCAGACCGAGGGCGAAGAAGACCTGAGTGGCTGCTTCTCTCCAAACCTGCGGCTCCAACATCTTTTCCAGCTGAAgacaagaagagagaaaaagatcaGTGATGGATAACATCAtagttattgttatttatcATGTTCTCCTCTCAAGTAGCTCCATTATAGTATTAAATAGATATCCTTGATAGATATATACATGGATATCTGCCTCCTTGAACACATGACTGACAAAATTTTCCCTAACTCTAAATATAATTCTGattctccttttattttgttctgtttcctttttcttctggAAAACATGTATTTGTACTTACAATACCTGGTTTATCTTTAACCATCATATTgggttttattaattttaactGCAATCACAACAGAGACATCTACAACCAACTATGAGATGAATTTACATTTCAACCAAAGGCTAAATTGTTGATCTCAGAGTTAAACTTAAAAAGCCATGAATCCATGGATCTGCCATATTTCTgttaatcaaattaattcacATTGCACGATCACAGATATCAGATAACTACACAGCAATAACCTTGtcaaggaggtgatgttttcaccccatttgtttgtttgtgagcagcacATTGAAAGATGGGGTTTCTTAAGACACTTTCACCAATTTATGTGAGAATAATCCATTAATCCAGGTTTATTTATGAGTCAGTGTCAATTGGTtgcaaatcaaaatcaaaatgtgGATCTGGCTCATTTAAATCCTCTAATGTGTAGCGTTCAAATTCACAGTAAGTAACACTGCTCCTATTCACTGTGTATTTTGGTATGCAACCACAGacaccactagagggagacATCAACCCAACGCTTGATATAATAGggttgtttatgtttatattctATAAGGAAATGTGAGTGGTGTGAGTGGTCAAGACACTGAAACCATCAGCTGCTCAAGGCTGAACCAAATCAAGTTAAATATGTGCCTGACCAGTCATCTGTGTATGAGTGATCAGCACTGAGACGGCAGCCGGCTTCGGAATTCATTTTGCCCTCCAGCACAACACTCCTACATGTAAGAGAATGTTCACCAACATCCTGCTGAGCAAACCCCCTTTTAGAATTGCACCTTTTCTGAGCCAAAATGGCCTCCGTTTCTCATCTCACCTTGGGGGTGAACATGTGAGCGATGCCGTCCACTGCGCCTTTCAGCATCAAACCTCGTACCAGGAAACAGAAGAGCACCACGTACGGGAACAGAGAGCTGAAG
This genomic window contains:
- the slc6a17 gene encoding sodium-dependent neutral amino acid transporter SLC6A17, producing MPKNTKVTQLGNSNEPVTESVADLLSLEHPMDYKSSQMSMGLSPGSTAPVKALLPSPDPDAEDGRPAWNNKLQYILAQVGFSVGLGNVWRFPYLCQKNGGGAYLVPYSILLLLIGIPLFFLELAVGQRIRRGSIGVWNYVYPQLGGIGVSSLMVCGFVGLYYNVIIGWSIFYFVQSFQFPLPWAECPIVINGTQAIVVPECEKSSATTYFWYRQTLNITSSIDDTGGLNWKMTLSLLVAWILVCLAVIKGIQSSGKVMYFSSLFPYVVLFCFLVRGLMLKGAVDGIAHMFTPKLEKMLEPQVWREAATQVFFALGLGFGGVIAFSSYNKRDNNCHFDALLVSIINFVTSILATLVVFAVLGFKANVMNEKCVVENAEKILGFLGTDVLSKELIPPHINFSHLSAQDYEEMYGVIKTVKEDSFDQLGLEACLLEDELNKAVQGTGLAFIAFTEAMTHFPASPFWSVMFFFMLINLGLGSMIGTMTGITTPILDAFKIRKEILCVACCVIAFLLGLLFVQRSGNYFVTMFDDYSAGLPLTVVVILENISVAWIYGTKRFMQDLEDMLGFRPYSFYYYMWRYVSPAILVLLIISTVIEMAVSPAGYNAWVEAEGAERFHSYPPWALGMAYALIVAAMLPLPVVFIVRHFNLISDGSNKLSVSYRKGMMKDISNLEEQDEQRFILNKNLSEAPSPVPALRAQLGPGGAHEMTNTNYGTSTKTGYQNIGSPESEL